Proteins from a single region of Mycoplasmopsis edwardii:
- the proS gene encoding proline--tRNA ligase has protein sequence MNKRELDKITPMEVDFAKWYTDVVKNGNLIAYGPTKGSLILKPNSYGIWEMIQKELNEIFKSKGVQNVYMPLLIPESLFSIEKEHIAGFNPELATVTHVGDKELSEKLFIRPTSEVLFADLFKKSINSHNDLPMVLNQWANVVRWEKTTNPFLRSREFLWQEGHTCHSETTEARRFTREMINTYAKFLKNYLAIPTIVGRKTPREKFAGACSTYTIEAMMKDGKALQSGTSHYLAQNFSKPYNIKFKTSENTEEFVYQTSWGVTTRLIGALIMTHGDNRGIIIPPRIAPTQIDVLEIFGNKDENVGKVAKKIAIDLGRKFRVNLDSSDKNPGFKASNSEIQGVPLRVEVGPRDLQNDEVTVVRRDTLEKEVIKIKDLKERVTALLDEIHDNLYNSAKARMEARTVSVSNYEDFKKEIANSNFVIAPFCCSDEAEEFIQQETGATARCIPIKDLVKPEENATCIFPECKNGTKRYVVFAKAY, from the coding sequence ATGAACAAAAGAGAATTAGATAAAATTACACCAATGGAAGTGGATTTTGCCAAATGATATACAGATGTTGTTAAGAATGGTAATTTAATTGCTTATGGGCCAACAAAAGGTTCATTAATTTTAAAACCAAATTCATACGGTATTTGAGAAATGATCCAAAAAGAATTAAATGAAATTTTTAAATCAAAAGGTGTGCAAAATGTTTATATGCCTTTATTAATACCTGAAAGTTTATTCTCAATTGAAAAAGAGCATATTGCTGGATTTAATCCTGAATTAGCAACTGTAACTCATGTAGGTGATAAAGAGTTGAGTGAAAAATTATTTATTAGACCAACATCAGAAGTTTTATTTGCTGACTTATTTAAAAAATCAATTAATTCGCACAATGATTTACCGATGGTATTAAACCAATGAGCAAATGTTGTTAGATGAGAAAAAACAACAAATCCATTTTTAAGATCAAGAGAGTTCCTTTGACAAGAAGGACACACATGTCATTCAGAAACAACAGAAGCCAGAAGATTCACAAGAGAAATGATTAATACATATGCTAAATTTCTTAAAAACTATTTAGCTATCCCTACAATTGTTGGGAGAAAAACACCAAGAGAAAAATTTGCTGGCGCTTGTTCAACATATACAATTGAAGCAATGATGAAAGATGGTAAAGCGCTGCAATCTGGAACTAGCCATTATTTAGCGCAAAACTTTTCAAAACCATATAACATTAAATTTAAAACAAGTGAAAACACAGAAGAATTTGTTTATCAAACTTCATGAGGTGTTACAACAAGATTAATTGGCGCTTTAATTATGACTCATGGTGATAATAGAGGAATCATTATTCCACCTCGTATTGCTCCTACTCAAATTGATGTTTTAGAAATTTTTGGTAACAAAGATGAAAACGTTGGTAAAGTTGCTAAAAAGATTGCAATTGATTTAGGTAGAAAATTCAGAGTTAATCTTGATTCAAGTGATAAAAATCCAGGATTTAAAGCTTCAAACAGTGAAATTCAAGGAGTTCCATTAAGAGTTGAAGTTGGACCTAGAGATTTACAAAACGATGAAGTAACCGTTGTTAGAAGAGATACTTTAGAAAAAGAAGTTATTAAAATCAAAGATCTTAAAGAAAGAGTAACTGCTCTTTTAGATGAAATCCATGATAATTTATACAACTCAGCAAAAGCAAGAATGGAAGCAAGAACTGTTTCAGTTTCAAATTACGAAGATTTCAAAAAAGAAATTGCAAATTCCAACTTTGTTATTGCGCCATTTTGTTGTTCAGATGAGGCTGAAGAATTTATTCAACAAGAAACAGGGGCAACAGCTCGTTGCATACCAATTAAAGATTTAGTTAAACCAGAAGAAAACGCAACATGTATTTTCCCAGAATGTAAAAATGGAACAAAAAGATACGTTGTATTCGCTAAAGCCTATTAA
- a CDS encoding MG284/MPN403 family protein has product MSEFEMKMFELEIEGNKDFYAKVLKFIEDLFANYLSFQKVYKQYLLKMKLEERFFPDDKEIKEVRKILERRLNSKTHLITMILKSLSPESSWIIENCYLNENTRDYTEWYLKHFSKTTFYKKKRIAILEFANYYFGLF; this is encoded by the coding sequence ATGAGCGAATTTGAAATGAAAATGTTTGAGCTTGAAATTGAAGGTAACAAAGACTTTTATGCGAAGGTTTTAAAATTTATCGAAGACCTATTTGCGAACTATTTATCATTTCAAAAAGTATATAAACAATATTTACTAAAAATGAAATTAGAGGAAAGATTTTTCCCTGACGACAAAGAAATAAAAGAAGTTAGAAAAATTTTAGAAAGACGACTAAATAGTAAAACACACTTAATTACAATGATTTTAAAATCACTTTCGCCTGAATCTTCATGAATTATTGAAAATTGTTATTTAAACGAAAATACAAGAGATTACACTGAGTGATATTTAAAACATTTTTCAAAAACAACTTTTTATAAAAAGAAAAGAATTGCAATTTTAGAGTTCGCAAATTACTACTTTGGTTTATTTTAA
- a CDS encoding MHO_1590 family protein — MFQIKKKITKSKILATLLLSVFVGTIFYIVIKEVTKVSTKKEQETEEIIFDKPQKEYRSIFPEITSDFIQEIIEKDESGKVIFDEKLINKIFKSIFIRLNVFVGNIEFDYEIFEEDNKIVLYFKHVNGEEILETKSYEIIL; from the coding sequence ATGTTCCAAATAAAAAAGAAGATTACTAAATCAAAAATACTTGCAACACTTTTATTATCAGTTTTTGTAGGAACAATTTTTTACATTGTGATAAAAGAAGTTACCAAAGTTAGCACCAAAAAAGAACAAGAAACTGAAGAAATAATATTTGACAAACCTCAAAAAGAATATAGGAGCATTTTTCCTGAGATAACTTCAGATTTTATTCAAGAAATAATTGAAAAAGATGAAAGTGGAAAAGTAATTTTTGATGAAAAACTAATTAATAAAATATTCAAATCGATTTTTATAAGGTTAAACGTTTTTGTAGGTAACATAGAGTTTGATTATGAAATCTTTGAAGAAGATAACAAGATAGTTTTATACTTTAAACATGTAAATGGTGAGGAAATTCTGGAAACTAAAAGTTATGAGATTATTTTATAA
- a CDS encoding phosphopantetheine-binding protein, with protein MKNIKQQVLDNFTRVARKKVTENDDIKALNIDSLDLAEIIVLAEEEFNISISDEELMSLVLVSDVIKLIKSKHE; from the coding sequence ATGAAGAATATTAAACAACAGGTTTTAGATAATTTTACAAGAGTAGCTAGAAAGAAAGTTACAGAAAATGATGATATAAAAGCATTGAATATTGATTCATTAGATTTAGCTGAAATTATTGTTTTAGCAGAAGAAGAGTTTAATATTTCAATATCAGATGAAGAACTAATGTCTTTAGTTCTAGTATCAGATGTCATCAAATTAATCAAAAGCAAACATGAGTAG
- a CDS encoding ribulose-phosphate 3-epimerase, translating to MLKYVTPSLLNVEKEQRLQMAETLIENGIKWIHYDVMDGNFVPNTAIEVEEIVNIDKNAKKHIKDAHLMVVNPYDYVEQLKNNVDILTFHYEAIENDLDKFNEFLEKNKHELKIGLAIKPNTSVATIKNFLDKLSLVLVMSVEPGKGGQKFMESSLDKVKELKSIRNNNSYDYLIQVDGGINSETGPLCLKAGADAVVAGTFLVVEPTKERIQSILGKFK from the coding sequence ATGTTAAAATACGTTACACCAAGTTTATTAAACGTTGAAAAAGAACAAAGATTACAAATGGCTGAAACATTAATTGAAAATGGAATTAAATGAATCCACTATGACGTTATGGATGGAAATTTTGTTCCTAATACAGCTATTGAAGTTGAAGAAATTGTTAATATTGATAAAAATGCTAAAAAACACATTAAAGATGCTCACTTAATGGTTGTTAACCCATATGACTATGTTGAACAGTTAAAAAATAATGTTGATATTTTAACTTTCCATTATGAAGCTATTGAAAATGATTTAGATAAATTTAATGAATTTTTAGAAAAAAATAAACATGAATTAAAAATTGGTTTAGCAATCAAACCGAACACAAGTGTTGCAACAATCAAAAACTTTTTAGATAAATTATCACTTGTTTTAGTTATGTCTGTTGAACCTGGAAAAGGTGGACAAAAATTTATGGAATCTTCACTTGATAAAGTTAAAGAATTAAAATCTATCAGAAATAATAACTCTTATGATTACTTAATTCAAGTAGATGGTGGAATTAATTCAGAAACTGGTCCATTATGTTTAAAAGCAGGTGCTGATGCTGTTGTTGCGGGTACATTCTTAGTTGTTGAACCGACAAAAGAAAGAATCCAATCAATTCTTGGAAAATTTAAATAA
- the rsgA gene encoding ribosome small subunit-dependent GTPase A, with protein sequence MGNFRIFSIVAGSFEICNLENRERIKIPAAGKLRYNNISPLVGDIVEIKNDLIVDIKERENELVRPKVANIDQVVIVMSIEEPKFSSFLIDKYLSIIEFKNIKPIIFITKSDLNENDAIYWSEKYKKMGYDVFLLGKEENLDHLHHLFTNKFTLFMGQSGVGKTTAINKLGSFNYNTQTISKALGRGKHTTRVTQIIDFLDGFLIDTPGFSSLEVPMEEIELAKSFKNFREFAQFCKYRSCLHFNENENDCAIKLALQNQEIEEFRYENYLKLLKEIKEKR encoded by the coding sequence ATGGGTAATTTTAGAATATTTTCAATTGTTGCTGGTAGTTTTGAAATCTGTAATCTTGAAAATAGAGAAAGAATCAAAATTCCCGCAGCAGGTAAATTAAGATATAATAATATTTCTCCTTTAGTTGGAGATATTGTTGAAATTAAAAACGATTTAATTGTCGATATTAAAGAACGTGAAAATGAGTTAGTTAGGCCAAAAGTTGCTAACATTGATCAAGTGGTTATTGTTATGTCTATTGAAGAACCAAAATTTAGTAGTTTCTTAATTGATAAGTATTTAAGTATTATTGAATTTAAGAATATTAAACCAATTATTTTTATTACAAAATCTGACTTAAATGAAAATGATGCAATCTATTGAAGTGAAAAATATAAAAAGATGGGGTATGATGTCTTTTTATTAGGAAAAGAAGAAAATCTAGATCACTTGCACCATTTATTCACAAATAAGTTTACTTTGTTTATGGGGCAAAGTGGGGTTGGTAAAACAACTGCTATAAATAAATTAGGAAGCTTTAATTATAATACACAAACTATTTCAAAAGCTCTAGGTAGAGGAAAGCACACCACAAGAGTCACTCAAATAATTGACTTTTTAGATGGTTTTTTAATTGATACACCGGGTTTTTCATCTCTTGAAGTACCAATGGAAGAAATAGAATTAGCTAAAAGCTTTAAAAACTTTAGGGAATTTGCTCAATTTTGTAAATACAGAAGTTGCTTACACTTTAATGAAAATGAAAATGATTGTGCTATAAAGTTAGCCTTACAAAATCAAGAAATTGAAGAGTTTAGATACGAAAACTATTTAAAACTTTTAAAAGAAATTAAGGAGAAAAGATAA
- a CDS encoding serine/threonine-protein kinase: MSNVKSLQIRETSIVHQKYKIGRILGYGGMGVVCSVRLKSDPTVEYALKYRYDDFNEVSKKRFLSEIKLLKKINSEHFPKLIEFHSDEKEQFYVMELVKGETLYDMLKKNRQLPVNLANNFIRQIANAIGELHSNGIIHRDIKSQNIMIQDDYYIKIIDLGISVDEESHRFTKTNAVVCSPHYSAPEYVTKNAKITKAVDIYAIGIVYYEMLIGKYPFESEQQHQTILMHRDMEFPNPKNYRDLPQSVCNIIIKATAKNPNDRYKSVWDFRSDVLTSLKDYRKLEKPISIKTLKTKKSLIDIINSTTFMIVAVIVILLIIAALAITGWQLGVFNG, encoded by the coding sequence ATGAGTAATGTTAAAAGTTTACAAATTCGAGAAACTTCAATTGTTCACCAAAAGTACAAGATTGGTAGAATTCTAGGGTATGGCGGAATGGGTGTTGTTTGTTCAGTAAGATTAAAAAGTGATCCAACTGTTGAATATGCACTTAAGTATAGATATGATGATTTTAATGAGGTTTCTAAAAAAAGATTCCTTAGTGAAATTAAACTTCTTAAGAAAATTAATTCAGAACATTTCCCAAAATTAATTGAGTTTCATTCAGATGAAAAAGAACAGTTTTATGTAATGGAACTTGTAAAAGGCGAAACTTTATATGACATGCTTAAAAAAAATAGGCAACTACCTGTAAATTTAGCAAACAATTTCATTAGACAAATCGCTAATGCAATTGGTGAACTTCATTCAAACGGAATAATTCACCGTGATATTAAGTCACAAAACATTATGATTCAAGATGACTATTATATCAAGATTATAGATCTTGGGATATCTGTTGATGAAGAATCACATAGATTCACTAAAACAAATGCTGTAGTTTGTTCACCACATTATTCAGCGCCCGAATATGTTACAAAGAACGCTAAAATCACAAAGGCAGTTGATATTTATGCAATTGGTATTGTTTATTATGAAATGTTAATTGGTAAATATCCTTTCGAAAGTGAACAACAACATCAAACTATTTTAATGCATAGAGATATGGAATTTCCAAATCCTAAAAATTATCGCGACTTACCTCAATCTGTTTGCAACATCATTATTAAAGCAACGGCAAAAAATCCTAATGATAGATATAAATCGGTTTGAGACTTTAGATCAGATGTTTTAACATCATTAAAAGACTATAGGAAACTTGAGAAGCCTATTTCAATCAAAACTCTGAAGACTAAGAAATCTCTTATAGATATTATAAACTCAACTACATTTATGATTGTTGCAGTAATCGTTATTCTTTTAATAATTGCTGCACTCGCAATCACGGGTTGACAGTTAGGGGTTTTCAATGGGTAA
- a CDS encoding PP2C family protein-serine/threonine phosphatase, producing MIRISKISEKGNVRSNNEDRVGYFINDHAYLGVLCDGMGGHKNGDYAASIAINVLSWDFMNAFKSIEYPDVREFIFNSISNIKNEMKKVIFEQPDKKNMGSTIVAFIYLKEIKKIILFYSGDSRCYIYKQKGEFIQATKDHNLLNRWIDEGIEEKNFVDNYHYHRYLTSALGAELDTKVDIISLDYDPENPITKILLTSDGMHEFLNNDEMYFVVSNQDWETETKLNKLVQSALINESNDNISAVLMEIDYE from the coding sequence TTGATAAGAATAAGTAAAATAAGCGAAAAAGGTAATGTTAGATCCAACAACGAAGATCGTGTTGGATATTTTATTAATGATCATGCTTATTTAGGTGTATTGTGTGACGGAATGGGTGGTCATAAAAATGGAGATTATGCAGCCAGCATTGCAATTAATGTTTTAAGTTGAGATTTCATGAATGCATTTAAAAGTATTGAATATCCTGATGTTAGAGAATTTATTTTTAACTCTATTTCAAATATTAAAAATGAAATGAAAAAAGTAATTTTTGAACAACCTGATAAAAAGAATATGGGTAGTACAATTGTTGCTTTTATTTACTTAAAAGAAATTAAAAAGATTATTCTATTTTATAGTGGTGATTCAAGATGCTACATTTATAAACAAAAAGGGGAATTTATTCAAGCAACAAAAGATCATAATTTACTCAATAGGTGAATTGATGAAGGAATCGAAGAAAAGAACTTTGTAGATAATTACCATTACCACAGATATTTAACAAGTGCTTTAGGGGCTGAACTTGATACAAAAGTCGATATTATCAGCCTTGATTATGATCCTGAAAACCCAATTACAAAAATTTTATTAACATCTGATGGAATGCATGAATTCTTAAATAATGATGAAATGTATTTTGTTGTAAGTAATCAAGATTGAGAAACAGAAACAAAACTTAATAAATTGGTTCAAAGCGCTTTAATCAATGAATCAAATGATAATATAAGTGCTGTTTTAATGGAGATTGATTATGAGTAA
- the gmk gene encoding guanylate kinase: MKKEMNSKEPIIILTGPSGVGKGTIERLLFEFEELNLSLSCSATTRKPRNGELNGIHYYFIDTENFRDKMKSRKFLEFSYHLNNYYGTLYSELKKIHDKKMVPMLEIETTGVKKVINKFKNEKLDEKYNLITIFLAPPSIDDLRKRIITRGSENSQTLKERLKKAETEIAESVIFRYKIINDIPERAANEIREILHKELGIDKNK, encoded by the coding sequence ATGAAAAAAGAAATGAATTCTAAAGAACCCATTATTATTTTAACTGGCCCAAGTGGAGTAGGAAAAGGCACAATTGAGAGGCTACTTTTTGAGTTTGAAGAACTTAATCTTTCACTTTCATGTTCTGCTACTACAAGAAAACCAAGAAATGGTGAACTTAATGGAATTCATTACTATTTTATCGACACTGAGAATTTTAGAGACAAGATGAAAAGTCGTAAATTTTTAGAATTTTCATATCACTTAAATAATTACTATGGAACACTTTATTCTGAATTAAAAAAGATTCATGATAAAAAAATGGTTCCTATGCTTGAAATTGAAACAACTGGAGTTAAAAAAGTTATTAATAAATTCAAGAACGAAAAGCTTGATGAAAAATATAACTTAATTACCATCTTTTTAGCACCACCTTCAATTGATGACTTAAGAAAAAGAATTATTACAAGAGGTTCAGAAAATAGTCAAACCTTAAAAGAAAGACTTAAAAAAGCTGAAACCGAAATTGCTGAATCAGTAATTTTTAGATACAAAATAATTAACGATATACCTGAAAGAGCCGCCAACGAAATTAGAGAAATCTTACACAAGGAGTTAGGCATTGATAAGAATAAGTAA
- the truB gene encoding tRNA pseudouridine(55) synthase TruB, with the protein MFYKFYKKIGDFSNKTIRQIAKEVNADKIGHIGILDPLAEGLMIFATNEDTKLFEYIKNDNKTYIASAKFFQSSDTLDITGNVISHDKKVITKEKLDEAISWAKSLKEQIPPIYSAKKINGKKAYEYARNGEEVKMRTQKITIHNIELLEFNGEDFLIKTTVSSGTYIRALLVDIAKYLGTTCVMTKLKRSAVGQVKLGNLEPDQYSLINNNELFDIETYEANQKELAELSFGRKIYIKTNDKTLFIINPITKEICSVGKVEKNYFYPKKVFNKRLQWNN; encoded by the coding sequence ATGTTTTACAAATTTTATAAAAAGATTGGTGACTTTTCAAACAAGACAATTCGTCAAATAGCAAAAGAAGTTAATGCTGATAAAATTGGTCATATTGGAATTTTAGATCCTCTTGCAGAAGGATTAATGATCTTTGCTACAAATGAAGATACCAAGTTATTTGAATACATTAAAAATGATAATAAAACTTATATTGCTTCAGCTAAGTTTTTTCAAAGTAGCGACACTTTAGATATAACCGGAAATGTTATTAGTCATGATAAAAAAGTTATAACTAAAGAAAAGCTTGATGAAGCAATAAGTTGAGCTAAAAGTTTAAAAGAACAAATTCCGCCGATTTATAGTGCTAAAAAAATTAATGGTAAAAAAGCTTATGAATATGCTAGAAATGGTGAAGAAGTAAAAATGAGAACTCAAAAAATCACTATTCACAATATTGAGTTACTTGAATTTAATGGTGAAGATTTTTTAATTAAAACAACTGTATCATCAGGAACGTATATAAGAGCACTTTTGGTAGATATTGCTAAATATTTAGGTACAACATGTGTAATGACAAAACTTAAAAGATCAGCTGTTGGCCAAGTTAAATTAGGAAACTTAGAGCCTGATCAATACTCATTAATTAACAATAATGAACTTTTTGATATCGAAACTTATGAAGCAAATCAAAAAGAACTTGCTGAATTAAGTTTTGGAAGAAAAATTTATATTAAAACAAATGATAAAACATTGTTTATAATCAATCCAATAACAAAAGAAATTTGCTCAGTTGGTAAAGTTGAAAAAAATTACTTTTATCCTAAAAAAGTTTTTAACAAGAGGTTACAATGAAACAATTAA
- a CDS encoding YcsE-related riboflavin metabolism phosphatase: MKQLKDIIKIAAFDVDGTILPNGHTKFQEKTKEMFKLLKENNITTVVASAREFATIGDFLEQLGHVDYFIGANGSFIWDVKNQKFIYKATIDKEVVKQVYNKFKDQMVAMAVTDFDKVYKTPNLKTDTWFIKPFQENYLDYDEEKLNNTDLYLITFNTTDPRSLSDQVEEFIKEKNFDVEIASRWSRGFWISPKNINKSSTLQILCRHLGISMDNLIAFGDSSNDYEMLRDAYYGVAMERANNKLKEIANDVAIDCEYEGCYLKLKELHLI; encoded by the coding sequence ATGAAACAATTAAAAGACATTATTAAAATTGCTGCATTTGATGTAGATGGAACAATATTACCTAATGGACATACAAAATTCCAAGAAAAAACTAAAGAAATGTTCAAATTACTTAAGGAGAACAATATTACCACTGTTGTTGCGAGCGCAAGAGAATTCGCAACAATTGGTGACTTTTTAGAACAATTAGGTCATGTAGATTACTTTATTGGTGCTAATGGTTCATTTATTTGAGATGTAAAGAATCAAAAATTCATTTATAAAGCCACAATTGATAAAGAAGTTGTTAAACAAGTTTACAACAAATTCAAAGATCAAATGGTCGCTATGGCTGTAACTGACTTTGATAAAGTGTATAAAACACCAAACTTAAAAACTGATACATGATTTATTAAGCCATTCCAAGAAAATTACTTAGACTATGATGAAGAAAAGCTTAATAACACAGATTTATATTTAATTACTTTTAACACTACAGACCCAAGAAGCCTTTCAGATCAAGTCGAAGAGTTTATTAAAGAAAAAAACTTTGATGTTGAAATTGCTTCAAGGTGATCAAGAGGATTTTGAATCAGCCCTAAAAACATTAATAAAAGTAGCACTTTACAAATTTTATGCAGACATTTAGGTATTTCGATGGATAACTTAATTGCATTTGGAGATAGTTCAAATGATTATGAAATGCTTAGAGATGCATATTACGGTGTTGCAATGGAAAGAGCAAATAATAAACTTAAAGAAATTGCTAATGATGTTGCAATCGACTGTGAATATGAAGGATGTTATTTAAAACTTAAGGAATTACATTTAATTTAA
- a CDS encoding FAD synthase: MNDLKIYSLKNFETLQNDIFMLGSFESFHLGHYQIYKKAQSLKKENQRLILVTFKQETFDFKNKGSFFQSNNANYFNLVELEFDAVLEIDFQEIKNLQALEFLNLLKKDKAINLCFGQDFKLGKDKQALNEIDLKLIHNINLHMVEIFKFKNKKISTSFLKELVTFGDIKFLNELLVYNFTIEADLKENELTANRKQLLPHAGFYVAKVYLNNLIYFSIIQVNKQNKLKWHLIDLDELFQNSIKDGKMYIELLDKIHLTVSDYDDFLQEEFKEKAKKYFLESQL, from the coding sequence ATGAATGACTTAAAAATTTATAGTTTAAAAAACTTTGAAACACTTCAAAACGATATTTTCATGTTAGGTAGTTTTGAATCATTTCACCTAGGTCATTACCAAATTTATAAAAAGGCACAAAGCCTTAAAAAAGAAAATCAAAGGTTAATTTTAGTTACTTTTAAACAAGAAACTTTTGATTTCAAAAACAAAGGCAGCTTTTTTCAAAGCAACAATGCAAATTACTTTAATTTAGTGGAACTTGAATTTGATGCAGTTTTAGAAATTGATTTTCAAGAAATTAAAAACTTGCAAGCTCTAGAATTTTTAAATTTACTTAAAAAAGATAAAGCTATTAATTTATGTTTTGGTCAAGACTTTAAGCTTGGAAAAGATAAGCAAGCATTGAATGAAATTGATTTAAAACTAATACATAATATTAATTTACATATGGTTGAAATTTTTAAGTTTAAAAACAAAAAAATTTCAACATCATTTTTAAAAGAACTGGTCACTTTTGGTGATATTAAGTTTTTAAATGAATTATTAGTTTATAACTTCACAATTGAAGCAGATTTAAAAGAAAATGAACTAACAGCTAACAGAAAACAGCTTTTACCTCATGCCGGATTTTATGTTGCCAAAGTTTATTTAAATAACTTAATTTATTTTTCAATAATTCAAGTTAATAAACAAAATAAACTAAAATGACATTTAATTGACTTAGACGAGTTATTCCAGAATAGCATTAAAGATGGAAAAATGTATATTGAGTTACTTGATAAAATTCATTTAACAGTCTCTGATTATGATGATTTTTTACAAGAAGAATTTAAGGAAAAAGCTAAAAAATATTTTTTAGAATCACAACTATAA
- the rpsO gene encoding 30S ribosomal protein S15 has protein sequence MVSKERKAELIKKFGKNAKDTGNTAVQIAILTEDIESLKPHFLNNPKDNHSRRGFLAKISQRKVLLKHLKEANLEEYNKVIEALNIRK, from the coding sequence ATGGTTTCAAAAGAAAGAAAAGCTGAATTAATCAAAAAATTCGGTAAAAATGCAAAAGACACAGGAAACACAGCTGTGCAAATCGCTATCTTAACAGAAGATATCGAATCATTAAAACCTCACTTTTTAAATAACCCTAAAGATAACCACTCACGTAGAGGTTTCTTAGCTAAAATTTCACAACGTAAAGTTTTATTAAAACACCTTAAAGAAGCAAACTTAGAAGAATACAACAAAGTTATCGAAGCTTTAAACATTCGTAAGTAA
- the rpmB gene encoding 50S ribosomal protein L28: MARRCQLSGVGPLTGNTRSHAMNASKRKFNVNLQKVRVTIDGQRMTLRVSAKTLKTLKTKGLV, encoded by the coding sequence ATGGCAAGAAGATGTCAATTATCAGGTGTTGGTCCTTTAACAGGAAACACACGTTCACACGCTATGAATGCTTCTAAAAGAAAATTTAACGTTAACTTACAAAAAGTTAGAGTTACAATCGATGGTCAAAGAATGACTTTACGTGTTAGTGCAAAAACTTTAAAAACTTTAAAAACAAAAGGTTTAGTATAA